One genomic segment of Burkholderia pyrrocinia includes these proteins:
- the flgF gene encoding flagellar basal-body rod protein FlgF — protein sequence MDRLIYTAMTGASQALDQQATVANNLANASTTGFRAQLATYRAVPMNFGDGSAIDPTTTRTYVLASTPGADFAPGPITRTGNPLDVAVQGAGWLSVQTADGSEAYTRAGNLHVDENGQLVNASNLPVVGNGGPISVPPNAEVTIGKDGTVSALMPGDPPTAVAIVDQMKLVNPDPATLTRGNDGLFRTADGNPADADTNVVVTPNSIEGSNVNPVSAMVAMIDNARAFQLQSKLIQTADQNEQSANQLLNFS from the coding sequence ATGGACCGACTGATCTACACGGCGATGACGGGCGCGTCGCAGGCGCTCGACCAGCAGGCGACAGTCGCGAACAATCTCGCGAACGCGTCGACGACGGGCTTTCGCGCGCAGCTCGCGACGTATCGCGCGGTACCGATGAATTTCGGCGACGGCAGCGCGATCGACCCGACGACGACGCGCACCTACGTGCTCGCGTCGACGCCCGGCGCGGATTTCGCGCCGGGTCCGATCACGCGCACCGGCAATCCGCTCGACGTCGCCGTGCAGGGCGCCGGCTGGCTGTCGGTGCAGACGGCCGACGGTAGCGAGGCGTACACGCGCGCCGGCAACCTGCACGTCGACGAGAACGGCCAGCTCGTCAACGCGAGCAACCTGCCGGTGGTCGGCAACGGCGGCCCGATCTCGGTGCCGCCGAACGCGGAAGTGACGATCGGCAAGGACGGCACCGTTTCCGCGCTGATGCCGGGCGACCCGCCGACGGCGGTCGCGATCGTCGACCAGATGAAGCTCGTCAATCCCGATCCGGCCACGCTCACGCGCGGCAACGACGGGTTGTTCCGCACCGCCGACGGCAATCCGGCCGACGCCGACACGAACGTGGTCGTCACGCCGAATTCGATCGAAGGCAGCAACGTCAACCCGGTGAGCGCGATGGTCGCGATGATCGACAACGCGCGCGCGTTCCAGCTTCAGTCGAAGCTGATCCAGACGGCCGACCAGAACGAGCAGTCGGCGAACCAGCTGCTCAACTTCAGCTGA
- the flgE gene encoding flagellar hook protein FlgE: MGYQQGLSGLAGASNALDVIGNNIANANTTGFKSSTAQFSDMYANSVATSVNTQIGIGTSLNSVQQQFGQGTINTTNSSLDVAINGNGFFQMSNNGVTTYSRDGTFQRDKNGYIVNAQGMNLMGYMADKSGVINTAQTVPLQAPTTNIAPTATTKITGQFNLNSQDTVPAKTPFSATDTTTYNYSTSIQVYDSLGGSQAVNMYFVKSAAGAWEAYAGVQGGATTDLGTVTFNSAGAIQSTTLPGSATPTTSLGQFQFTVPNTDGSATPQSLTLDLTGTTQYGGKDGVNNLAQDGYASGTLTTYSIGTDGKLTGNYSNGQTAVLGQIALANFNNPNGLVNLGGNQYAESAASGVPQISAPGSTNHGTLQGSALENSNVDLTSQLVNLITAQRNYQANAQTIKTQQTVDQTLINL, encoded by the coding sequence ATGGGTTATCAACAGGGTCTGAGCGGCCTCGCCGGCGCATCGAACGCGCTCGACGTGATCGGCAACAACATCGCGAACGCGAACACGACCGGCTTCAAGTCGAGCACCGCGCAGTTCTCCGACATGTACGCGAACTCGGTCGCGACGTCGGTCAACACGCAGATCGGCATCGGCACGTCGCTGAACTCGGTGCAGCAGCAGTTCGGCCAGGGCACGATCAATACGACGAACTCGTCGCTCGACGTCGCGATCAACGGCAACGGCTTCTTCCAGATGTCGAACAACGGCGTGACGACGTATTCGCGCGACGGCACGTTCCAGCGCGACAAGAACGGCTACATCGTCAATGCGCAGGGCATGAACCTGATGGGTTACATGGCCGACAAGAGCGGCGTGATCAACACCGCGCAGACCGTGCCGCTGCAGGCGCCGACGACCAACATCGCGCCGACCGCGACGACCAAGATCACCGGCCAGTTCAACCTGAACTCGCAGGACACGGTGCCGGCCAAGACGCCGTTCAGCGCGACCGACACCACGACCTACAACTACTCGACGTCGATCCAGGTGTACGACTCGCTCGGCGGTTCGCAGGCGGTCAACATGTACTTCGTGAAGTCGGCGGCCGGCGCGTGGGAAGCGTACGCGGGCGTCCAGGGCGGCGCCACGACCGATCTCGGCACGGTCACGTTCAATTCGGCCGGCGCGATCCAGAGCACGACGCTGCCGGGCTCGGCCACGCCGACCACGTCGCTCGGCCAGTTCCAGTTCACCGTGCCGAACACCGATGGCTCGGCGACGCCGCAGAGCCTCACGCTCGACCTGACCGGCACGACGCAGTACGGCGGCAAGGACGGCGTGAACAACCTCGCGCAGGACGGCTACGCGAGCGGCACGCTGACGACCTACTCGATCGGCACCGACGGCAAGCTGACCGGCAACTACTCGAACGGCCAGACCGCCGTGCTCGGCCAGATCGCGCTCGCGAACTTCAACAACCCGAACGGGCTGGTCAACCTCGGCGGCAACCAGTATGCGGAATCCGCCGCATCGGGCGTGCCGCAGATCTCCGCGCCGGGCAGCACGAACCACGGCACGCTGCAGGGCAGCGCGCTCGAGAACTCGAACGTCGACCTCACGTCGCAGCTCGTCAACCTGATCACCGCGCAGCGCAACTACCAGGCGAACGCGCAGACGATCAAGACGCAGCAGACCGTCGACCAGACGCTCATCAACCTGTGA
- the flgG gene encoding flagellar basal-body rod protein FlgG has translation MNRSLYIAATGMNAQQAQMDVISNNLANTSTNGFKASRAVFEDLLYQTIRQPGANSTQQTELPSGLQLGTGVQQVATERLYTQGGLTQTGNSKDVAINGSGFFQVLMPDGTNAYTRDGSFQTNAQGQLVTSSGYQILPAITVPQNAQSLTIGKDGVVSVTQPGSGNAVQIGSLQIATFINPAGLEARGENLFSETTSSGAPNVSQPGLNGAGVLNQGYVEASNVNVVQELVNMIQTQRAYEINSKAVTTSDQMLQTVTQMKT, from the coding sequence GTGAACCGTTCGCTCTACATCGCCGCCACCGGCATGAATGCGCAGCAGGCGCAGATGGACGTGATTTCGAACAACCTCGCGAACACCAGCACGAACGGCTTCAAGGCGTCGCGCGCGGTGTTCGAGGATCTGCTTTACCAGACGATCCGCCAGCCCGGCGCGAACTCGACGCAGCAGACCGAGCTGCCGTCGGGCCTGCAGCTCGGTACCGGCGTGCAGCAGGTCGCGACCGAGCGCCTGTACACGCAGGGCGGCCTCACGCAGACCGGCAACTCGAAGGACGTCGCGATCAACGGCTCGGGCTTCTTCCAGGTGCTGATGCCGGACGGCACGAACGCGTACACGCGCGACGGCTCGTTCCAGACCAACGCGCAGGGCCAGCTCGTCACGTCGAGCGGCTACCAGATCCTGCCGGCAATCACCGTGCCGCAGAACGCGCAGTCGCTGACGATCGGCAAGGACGGCGTCGTGTCGGTCACGCAGCCGGGCTCGGGCAACGCGGTGCAGATCGGCTCGCTGCAGATCGCGACCTTCATCAACCCGGCCGGCCTCGAGGCGCGCGGCGAGAACCTGTTCTCCGAGACGACGTCGTCGGGCGCGCCCAACGTGTCGCAGCCGGGGCTGAACGGCGCGGGCGTGCTCAACCAGGGTTATGTCGAAGCGTCGAACGTGAACGTCGTGCAGGAGCTCGTCAACATGATCCAGACGCAGCGTGCCTACGAGATCAACAGCAAGGCCGTGACGACGTCCGACCAGATGCTGCAGACCGTCACGCAGATGAAGACCTAA
- the flgH gene encoding flagellar basal body L-ring protein FlgH yields MKQVRLLPSATVRAACAVAVAALAGCAQIPRDPIIQQPMTAQPPTPMSMQAPGSIFNPGYAGRPLFEDQRPRNIGDILTIVIAENINATKSSGANTNRQGNTDFNVPTAGFLGGLFAKANLSASGNNKFAATGGASAANTFNGTITVTVTNVLPNGNLVVSGEKQMLINQGNEFVRFSGVVNPNTISGANSVFSTQVADARIEYSAKGYINEAETMGWLQRFFLNISPW; encoded by the coding sequence ATGAAGCAGGTTCGCCTCCTCCCGTCAGCCACCGTCCGCGCCGCATGCGCGGTCGCGGTGGCGGCGCTCGCCGGTTGCGCGCAGATCCCGCGCGATCCGATCATCCAGCAGCCGATGACGGCGCAGCCGCCGACGCCGATGTCGATGCAGGCGCCCGGCTCGATCTTCAACCCCGGCTACGCGGGGCGGCCGCTGTTCGAGGATCAGCGGCCGCGCAACATCGGCGACATCCTGACGATCGTGATCGCGGAGAACATCAACGCGACGAAATCGTCGGGCGCGAACACGAACCGGCAGGGCAACACCGACTTCAACGTGCCGACGGCCGGCTTCCTCGGCGGGCTGTTCGCGAAGGCGAACCTGTCGGCGTCCGGCAACAACAAGTTCGCGGCGACGGGCGGCGCGAGCGCGGCGAACACGTTCAACGGCACGATCACGGTGACCGTCACCAACGTGCTGCCGAACGGCAACCTCGTCGTCAGCGGCGAGAAGCAGATGCTGATCAACCAGGGCAACGAATTCGTGCGCTTCTCGGGCGTCGTCAACCCGAACACGATCTCGGGCGCGAACTCCGTCTTCTCGACGCAGGTCGCCGACGCGCGGATCGAATACTCGGCGAAGGGCTACATCAACGAAGCCGAGACGATGGGCTGGCTGCAGCGCTTCTTCCTCAACATCTCGCCGTGGTGA
- the flgD gene encoding flagellar hook assembly protein FlgD, with translation MNTNNVSSTNGTSASDLQATFLKLLVTQLQNQDPTSPVDSSQMTSQLAQINTVSGIAQLNTSLTSLSTQLAAGQQTQAALLIGTNVLAPGNSVAVKSGAASPFGVSLASSVSNLTITVKNSAGAVVNTINAGAQSAGTVPFNWTPTDAAGNALPDGKYTISASYPNSAGTPQAAATLASAQVQSVIKQADGTAGLVLSNGTTVGLTQVASIFPNTTSSTASSSSSGGTTTN, from the coding sequence ATGAACACCAACAACGTGTCGTCGACCAACGGCACGTCGGCGAGCGACCTGCAGGCGACGTTCCTGAAGCTGCTCGTCACGCAGTTGCAGAACCAGGATCCGACGAGCCCGGTCGACAGCTCGCAGATGACGTCGCAGCTTGCGCAGATCAACACGGTGAGCGGCATCGCGCAGTTGAACACGTCGCTCACGTCGCTGTCGACGCAGCTCGCGGCCGGCCAGCAGACGCAGGCCGCGCTGCTGATCGGCACGAACGTGCTCGCGCCGGGCAACAGCGTCGCGGTGAAGAGCGGCGCGGCGTCGCCGTTCGGCGTGTCGCTGGCGAGCTCGGTGTCGAACCTGACGATCACCGTGAAGAACTCGGCGGGCGCCGTCGTGAACACGATCAACGCGGGCGCGCAGTCGGCCGGCACCGTGCCGTTCAACTGGACGCCGACCGACGCGGCGGGCAATGCGCTGCCGGACGGCAAGTACACGATCAGCGCGTCGTATCCCAACAGCGCCGGCACGCCGCAGGCGGCCGCGACGCTCGCGTCCGCGCAGGTGCAGAGCGTGATCAAGCAGGCGGACGGCACGGCGGGGCTCGTGCTGTCGAACGGCACGACGGTGGGGCTCACCCAGGTCGCGTCGATCTTCCCGAACACCACATCGTCCACGGCGTCTTCGTCGTCGTCCGGCGGCACCACTACCAACTGA